The genomic segment AAATGGGGCGTAAAAGATCAAGATATTCAATAATTGCAGCAGGTCTTAAATCAAAGGTCTCCATAATGGCTTTTTTAACAACTTCCTTGGGAACCTTTCCAGTACCCATAAGATCAACCATAAGGGAAACCGGCTCTGCAACACCAATTGCATAGGCAACCTGTACCTCGCATTTTTTTGAGATACCTGCTGCTACCACGTTTTTGGCAATATGACGGCCCATGTAAGAGGCGCTCCGGTCAACCTTGGACGGGTCTTTGCCTGAAAAACATCCGCCCCCGTGGCTTCCCTGGCCTCCGTAAGTATCAACAATAATCTTGCGGCCTGTAACACCACAGTCCCCCATAGGCCCGCCAATAACAAATTTCCCGGTAGCATTGATAAAATAACGGGTATCTCCGTCAATCATCTCACGGGGAATTACCTTTTTTATTACTTCCTCTATAATAGCCTCTTTCAGGTCTTCATAAGAAACATCCGGCTTATGCTGTGCTGCAATAACTATGGTATCCAGCCTTTTTGGTACTCCATTTTCATATTCAATTGTTACCTGGGCTTTTCCATCAGGGCGAAGAAAATCAAGTGCCCCGTTTTTACGAACCTTGGCAAGACGGTGGGTCAGTTTATGGGCATAAATTATGGGCATGGGCATTAATTCAGGGGTTTCATCAGAAGCAAAACCAAACATAAGCCCCTGGTCTCCTGCGCCCTGATCCTTAAAAAGCCCCTGGCCTGCATTTACACCCTGGGCAATATCAGGAGACTGCTGGTCAATACTTGTCAGAACAGCACATGTCTGCCAGTCAAAACCCATTTGTGAGGAATGATAACCTATATCCCTTATGGTTTCCCTTACAACCTGGGGCATATCCACATAACAGTTGGTGGTAATTTCACCTGCAATCATTGCCAGCCCTGTTGTTACAAGGGTTTCACATGCAACGCGGCAATTCTTGTCCTGTGCCATTATAGCATCTAAAATTGAATCTGATATTGCATCTGCAACCTTGTCAGGATGTCCTTCAGTAACAGATTCAGATGTAAAAAAAAATTTTTCACTCATTAATAATCTCCTTTATTTGAACCTCAAGAAATAAATACTGATCAGGTAACTTGGGGTTTATTGATTTATCATCATATTGTCAATCAGGCGGGTATTTCCTACCTTAACTGCAAGAGCCATTATTGCAGGCCCTTGAATTATTTTAATATCAGAAAGGGTATCAGGATCACACACAGCAATATAATCAATCTTTGTTTCGGGATGAGCTGAAATGATTTTTTCAGCCTGTTCAATTATCCGGGAAGCATCAATGACTCCTGATTTAACCATTTCAAATGCTTGTTTAAGGGACTGGCTGAGGCATAAAGCCTGTTTTCTCTGCCCAGGTGTTAAGTAAGTGTTGCGGGAACTCATGGCAAGTCCGTCATCTTCCCTGACAATGGGGGCACCGATAATTTTTATATCAAAATTCAAGTCCTTTACCATCTGCCTGATAACCTGGAGCTGCTGAAAGTCTTTTTGACCAAAAACAGCAGCATGGGGCTTGGTAATGAGAAACAGCTTTGTTACTATTGTGGCAACACCCCTGAAATGGGTTGGCCTGGAAATCCCGCAAAGGTGCATGGGCAGTTTTTCAAGATTTACATAGGTCTGATAATTTTTCCCATAAAGTTCTTCTTTGTCAGGAGAAAATATAATAGATGCTCCAGCATCTTCAGCCAGTTTGCAGTCCCTTTCAAAGCTCCTGGGATATTTCTCCAGGTCTTCCCCAGGGCCAAACTGGGCAGGATTTACAAAAATGCTCACCACAACCTCATCTCCGTGTTTTAGAGCTTCTTTAATAAGGGATAAATGACCTTGATGAAGAAACCCCATAGTGGGAACCAGGGATATTTTTTTACCTTTTTCCCTTACACCATCGGCATATTTCTGCATTTGTCCTGCAGTATCAATAATTTTTATCACAGCACCCCTTTTTGGCATCTTTTTTTAGAAAAAATATAACTTATATAAACTTTAAGAAAATAAATCATGGATAAATAAAAGTCAATCCAAAGCTCAGATATTGAAATGAAATATTTTTCAAAATCTACTTTTATTTAACTTCTTTTATTGAAAAACAGTTAAAATATCTGCTATCATACATAATCTGCGGATTAATCCACGAGTGATTCATATTAATTTTTAACTTATATTTTAAAAAAAGGACTGTAAATATGAGCAATGAGCCTAATAAAATAATTTATTCAATGGTCAAAGTCAGCAAACATCATTTGAAAAAACCAATAATAAAAGATATATCCCTGTCGTATTTTTATGGAGCCAAGATCGGTGTTTTAGGACTTAATGGATCAGGAAAATCATCTTTGCTGAAAATAATGGCGGGTGTTGACAAGGATTTTAACGGGGAGACAATCCTGTCTCCCGGTTTTACAATCGGTTTTCTTGAGCAGGAACCCCTTGTTGAAGAAACAAAAACTGTCCGGGAGATTGTTGAACAGGGAGTTCAGGAAACTGTTGATCTTATAAACGAATTTAACCAGATAAATGAAAAATTTGCAGAGCCAATGTCTGATAATGAAATGGATAAACTTATCCAGCGTCAGGGAGAGGTACAGGAAAAGCTTGACCACATGGATGCCTGGGACCTGGATGCCCGCCTGGAAATGGCAATGAATGCCCTGCGGTGTCCTCAAGGGGATACTCCTGTCAATGTTCTTTCAGGAGGAGAAAAAAGAAGGGTAGCATTATGCAGGCTTCTTCTTCAAAAACCCGACATTCTGCTCTTAGACGAGCCTACAAACCATCTTGATGCTGAATCAGTCGCATGGCTTGAACATCATCTGCAAAACTATCCTGGAACCATAATTGCCGTTACCCATGACCGGTACTTTCTTGACAATGTTGCAGGATGGATACTTGAACTTGACAGGGGACATGGAATTCCCTGGAAAGGTAATTATTCATCATGGCTGGATCAAAAACGAACCAGGCTGCAGCAGGAAGAAAAACAGGAAAGCCAGCGCCAGAAAACCCTGCAAAGAGAGCTGGAATGGATCCGCATGTCCCCAAAGGGGCGCCACGCAAAAGCAAAAGCAAGGATTAGCTCATATGAAAACCTTTTAAGACAGGAAACAGAGCAGCAGACCAAGGATCTTGAAATCTACATTCCGCCAGGACCCAGACTTGGAAAAGAGGTTATCAGATGTGAAAATATTACAAAATCATATGGTGAAAGGCTTTTAGTTGAGAACATGAGTTTTTCCCTTCCTCCAGGAGGTATTATCGGGGTTATAGGCCCTAACGGCGCTGGAAAAACCACATTATTTAAAATGATTACAGACCAGGAAAAACCTGATTCAGGGGAGTTGTTTATAGGCGAAACAGTAAAACTGGCCTATGTTGACCAGAGCCGGGACATTTTAAACCCTGATAAAACAATATGGGAAACCATATCAGAAGGCCAGGACAGCATTACACTTGGAAAAAGAGAAGTCAATTCAAGGGCATATGTTGCACGTTTCAATTTCTCAGGTTCAGATCAGCAAAAAAAGGTCGGCGTTCTTTCAGGGGGGGAGAGAAACAGG from the Desulfonema limicola genome contains:
- the panC gene encoding pantoate--beta-alanine ligase; this encodes MKIIDTAGQMQKYADGVREKGKKISLVPTMGFLHQGHLSLIKEALKHGDEVVVSIFVNPAQFGPGEDLEKYPRSFERDCKLAEDAGASIIFSPDKEELYGKNYQTYVNLEKLPMHLCGISRPTHFRGVATIVTKLFLITKPHAAVFGQKDFQQLQVIRQMVKDLNFDIKIIGAPIVREDDGLAMSSRNTYLTPGQRKQALCLSQSLKQAFEMVKSGVIDASRIIEQAEKIISAHPETKIDYIAVCDPDTLSDIKIIQGPAIMALAVKVGNTRLIDNMMINQ
- the metK gene encoding methionine adenosyltransferase, coding for MSEKFFFTSESVTEGHPDKVADAISDSILDAIMAQDKNCRVACETLVTTGLAMIAGEITTNCYVDMPQVVRETIRDIGYHSSQMGFDWQTCAVLTSIDQQSPDIAQGVNAGQGLFKDQGAGDQGLMFGFASDETPELMPMPIIYAHKLTHRLAKVRKNGALDFLRPDGKAQVTIEYENGVPKRLDTIVIAAQHKPDVSYEDLKEAIIEEVIKKVIPREMIDGDTRYFINATGKFVIGGPMGDCGVTGRKIIVDTYGGQGSHGGGCFSGKDPSKVDRSASYMGRHIAKNVVAAGISKKCEVQVAYAIGVAEPVSLMVDLMGTGKVPKEVVKKAIMETFDLRPAAIIEYLDLLRPIYRKTSAYGHFGRNEPEFSWEKTNMADTLREKVGL
- the ettA gene encoding energy-dependent translational throttle protein EttA, translating into MSNEPNKIIYSMVKVSKHHLKKPIIKDISLSYFYGAKIGVLGLNGSGKSSLLKIMAGVDKDFNGETILSPGFTIGFLEQEPLVEETKTVREIVEQGVQETVDLINEFNQINEKFAEPMSDNEMDKLIQRQGEVQEKLDHMDAWDLDARLEMAMNALRCPQGDTPVNVLSGGEKRRVALCRLLLQKPDILLLDEPTNHLDAESVAWLEHHLQNYPGTIIAVTHDRYFLDNVAGWILELDRGHGIPWKGNYSSWLDQKRTRLQQEEKQESQRQKTLQRELEWIRMSPKGRHAKAKARISSYENLLRQETEQQTKDLEIYIPPGPRLGKEVIRCENITKSYGERLLVENMSFSLPPGGIIGVIGPNGAGKTTLFKMITDQEKPDSGELFIGETVKLAYVDQSRDILNPDKTIWETISEGQDSITLGKREVNSRAYVARFNFSGSDQQKKVGVLSGGERNRVHLARILKQGANVLLLDEPTNDLDVNTMRALEEALENFGGCAVVISHDRWFLDRIATHILGFEGNSSVVWFEGNYSEYEADRKARLGNEADQPKRIKYRQLTRA